Part of the Nicotiana tabacum cultivar K326 chromosome 20, ASM71507v2, whole genome shotgun sequence genome, TTTTACCGTGCTTTCTGCCTTTAGTAGTTGCTCAACTGGAATGTTTCAATAGCATTGAATTGAACAAGAATTTCTCTCTGTCTTCCCCCTTTCGTTTTTATTTGAATGGAAAATGGCAGCATATGGTatagccagtttttggactggtcattcaaaaatagctagcgttTACGAAGTCGATGAAAAATAGCcgttattttgctgcaacagagaccggtccagcataatatagttcggtgcacctgtgtatgaactccagcatattatgctggaccgatatactttgctcactccagtataatatattggagactggagcaccggtgctccaaactccagtatattatactggacaattatacttgctggaactccactATATTGtgttggagttctagtgtactgaTGCTGGAATTctatcatattatgctggagttcagcatacttatcctggaactccagtataatatgttggagttcaagcatacttatgctggaactccagtataatataccgacGTATTTTCtaggttttgaacagtgttttcgctaagatttatctttacataaaaagttgttaaatttcgattacttttgaaattgggctatttttgaacaatcaattgtaaatttggctatttttcccGCATGCTCATGGGTATGTGCATTCTCCATGTTAGCAGTAGTGGATCCAAAGGAAAACATATTTTAGTTACGGTTGTGTTGAAGTAGAAAGAAGAGAAGGCCAATAAATAGGAACATGAGCGGAGGATCCGAACTCTTAACTTGTTCTACGACTACCTTTTCATCATTTGGTGGCATATCGATCATATCGTTTTACGTTCAAAATTGAAAATATTGATTTTATCTTTGTAATAATAAATGCTAGTAAAAGGAATATTGAAGTAATTATACTGCTTGAAAGTTATTAATGTTCAATATTTTTAGATGTTTTTAAAAATTGGACTAGAGAGTATAAATTTAGAGctttgatattttctttattaAGCCTGTGTTCTCATCTTTGATATCATCTGAGTAACGAAAGGGAAATTTTCGTTCTTATACCATATAAGAAattatattaccaaatatgttcatagtttgcatattacctttcatgctaatagtatttctacaaaATATAGACAATGCATTAAAGAAGGAATCATTGTAGCTGTAGGATTCTTTATTTAGACGCGCTTAAATTGGGGAATTAAACATTCTTCCAGATCTTCCACAACGCAAATCACACATATTCATAATTATCATCGGCTTCGTTTCAAATTTTCCATACTCTGTTTTTGCGATACACTCTGTTTCAAGCTTTTTTCtaatttcacaaatcaaaaacgactaaatcttctacaattcttcTGCATCAAATGCAATTATGTccaaaatcccaattatgctacaacTGAATGAGAATTGGGATAACTATGAGAGATTTAGAGAATTTCAGGTCGATGGCATTGTAGTCGATGAGGATGCGAGTTATAGTCTATTGATTTCTACAATAACACAACAATTAATGATCGATTCAtccgaaaaaattatagaaatcaaattcATTGTCAACGAGCATTGTCCTCCAATGGAAATTAGGAACGATATGGGTGTTCGTGTATACATGGAaacgaaaaaggaaaaaaaaaacttaggatCATATCCGCTATGTATAACTGTTCGcgatttcaatatggaattgaGTATCACCCATGAGAACACAGCTGCAGGTGTGTGATGTTAATTTTTCTATCAAATTCTGGTTGTATGTCAATGTACTACACTTGATCTACATTTtatctacaaataaactacatgtcagagtaaatatatatatataagtatggATTTTCAtaatatctacaaaatttctacattTATTCTACAATAAACTACATATcgtttgaaaaattaatatgaaatacagaattttaacctttctacaaattatctacaaaatttatacaaactgttcataacagtatttatatttattttcatgcagGTTTGTTTGGaacactaaagttacttgatatgccaacatctcccgtTATAGAGGAATATGAAAGTATAATAATAACAGATAGTACACCAAGTTCTATTGAAGTAGGACAAGTATACCAAGACAAGGAAGCAATTGCAACTGCAATGAAGCACTATTCTGTCATGTACAAGTTCCAATTCAAGGTTAAAAGATCTAGTGCTAGAAGATATGAACATATGAATGGTCAAAgatcattatttttttaattttgtagtttatttgtaattttttacttCTTCAGTTTTTTCTTGTGATAATGTTTATCAGAATTGTAGATGAATTGTAGTTATGTTGTATATAGATTGTATCATGTGATCGTTTAAGCTAAaacaatttttttctttataaatCTACATTTTAAACCAGTGTCTaaattgtatttattttgtagctACTGCCTGATATGTGTTGGTGAAAACTGTACATGGCACTTCAAGGCAACTAGCATAAATTATTCTACAATGTTCAAGGTCAGAAATTTCAACAGCCAGTACACATGCTTTTTAATGGACAATACATTCATACAACGCAAACCTACTGCCAAGGTAGTTGGTAGCATGGTTATTCCAAAATATTCTGATCCTAAGATAATTTACACACCAAAAGACATACAAGTTGACATGTTGTCTGAACACGACATGAATCTAACCTACATGCAAGcttggagagcaaaggaaaagaCTTTACAGTTTTTGAGAGGTCATCCTGCTGACTCCTATAGCAAATTGCCTAGTTATTTGTATATTCTAGAGAAGACTTATCCGGGGTCTGTAGTTAAATTGAAGAAGACGGACGGTGACTGCTTCTTTTATGTATTTGTTGAGATTTGTACGTCAATCAGTGGTTGGGAATATTGTAGGCCAGTTGTAGTAGTTGATGGGACCTTCTTAAAGTCAGCATACAGGGGAATAATACTAACAGCTAGTACAATGGATGCATCAGGTATTGAAGTTTTATTGTAGAAATATTGTAGAAAAGTTGtagtttgtacatatatatgccTTCTTCTGCATTTTTCCTGCAGCCAATTAATTGTTTTTTGCCACATAATGTAGGTACCATATTACCATTGGCATATGTTGTTGTTGATTCAGAGAATGACGCATCATGGAAGTGGGTTTTTGAGCAATTCAAGCTCGCATATGGTGAACGACcaaatatgtgtgttgtttcgGATCAGAATGAGAGTATCTTGAAAGTAACATCTATTGTTTATCCCGGCATGCCACATTATTCTTGCATGTGTcatatttggacaaatatacGGGCAAAGTTCAAGAAGGGACATCTTAAGTTAAGTGAATTATACTTTTCCACGGCACGGTCATACACCCTGGATGAATTTAGTGAAAGGATGTCAAAGATTGAACAAATTGACCCTCATGTTAAAGCATACTTATACGATATTGGCTATCATGGATGGTCTCGAGTATATGCTACGGTGAACAGAACTTGAACTATGATATCAAACATTGCAGAGTCGTTGAATGATGTAACAAAATATGCAAGAGAGCTGCCGATAGTAGAACTATTAGAGTATATGAGGACCCTTCTTGAACGTTGTACGAAGGAAAAGTTATTGAAAGCAAAGGTTACATTCACATACCTTGGGTTCAAATTCAACAAAGAGTTGGATGACAACAAAACATTATCGCACAAGCTTAGAGTAAGATCTGATCATTTATTGAATCAGATTAATTTATACAGAACAATGTAGATATATTATAGATATTTTGTAAATAGTTTGAGTTTAACCGTATATGAATTGTTTTTTTGTTTATAATGTAATCGTAGGTGAGGGCTTCAATAGACTACATCCATACAGTACTAGATGATGTGAGGCGCTATATTGTTTATCTTGAAAACAAGAGATGTAGTTGTAGGCAATTTCAGCTTGACGAACTTCCTTGTCCACATACTTTGGCTGCTTTAAGATACAGGGATGAGTCTTTTGAACAATATTGTTCTCCTTATTACACAAGGGCGAACCTCTTGCGTACTTATGAAATACCAGTAAATCCCCTGGCTGATGAAAGCAAATGGAATGTGCCACAACATATAACTGAAGAAGTAGTAAATCCACCTAAAGGAGGGAAAAGGCAGCCAGGAAGACCTCAAAAAGAAAGATATAAAACATATGATGAAATAAATTTAAAGAAGTACAAGGTTTCATGCGGCAACTGCGTAGGAGAAGGGCATAGCAAAAGATCTTGCAAGAATGcacccaaaaataaataaaattttatgtagTTAACATAATATTTCATAAAAATTGTTGGTTAGCTCTGGATAACAGATTTTGATGTGTAATTGTTGAGGTTTTTTAAGATCATAATGTAGTTAGTTAGGATTTTTCTGTATTGAGATGATACTTTCATAGAGTGATTTGTTTATGAATGatttctatatatataatctACAGCTTTTTTACTATCTCTGGAATCCTTTACACAGTTGTTAATGTGTTTTTGTAGTTTATCTATAATAAAACTACAAAAATACATTAACAGGAATTTACAGAGTATCTACATTATAAATCAGTAGGAAAGTAgttaaaaacttaaaatattGTAGATGAAGTATTGTTTACATTCAACAAATGaatataaaagaaacaaaacacactGCTAAATATAATCTACCAATTATCTACAAAGACAACTATCCACAATATCTGTAGCTGACATAACAGCTAGATTATAATTCAGGTAGAAAGAAGCTATATTGTGAAAATAATGTAGATCAGGTACTTTATACATTCAACAAATTGAATTTAAAAGCAACAAAATATTTAGTTACTGATTTTTACACTTtatctacaaaaaaaaaacaaaataactacATATTTTTTCGTTGACAGAATAACTACATAAAAGTTCAGTTGGAAAGGACTTATATGCTAAAAATAATAAAGATCAAGTACTGTAAAGATTCAACAAGTGaatataaaacaaacaaaatgttTCCATTTGAACTACTATACTggataagaaaaaagaaacaaaggcTACTATAATTGTAGCGCAAGTCCGCtacaattaaaataacaaaaattattcAAAAACTTGTCTACCATCTTTCTTCTAAACTAGCATCAACTAAACAATTGTACTACATCTTCCATACAAAACATTACAACTATTTCCTCTTCCTATGGACTCGTGTTTTCTCATTCAAAGCTGGTGCACCTTTTCTCCTTGCCAATTTGCTTGTCACCTCACTATCACTAATTGCCCCATGCTCCTACTTCTTTCTAGAATAGTCCCAAAGTAGCTCTCCATAACGTCTACAGTGTTGGCCAATATCAGAAAGGTTTTCTGCCGAAATTGATAACTCTCCAAGACTAACATACTCTGCAAAGGCAGCAACAAATACAccactaggggtgttcatggttcgttttggatcggttttttcctaaaaagaaaccaaaccaagtaagtcgatttttcaaatattagaacctaagcaaaccaattaagtcgattttttctcgattcggtttatgtcggtttttcggttttttcggttatttgtcggttttttcttaaatataagacatacactaccaaacacacattTCGGGAACcatattttcaacgtaacactatcaaatcaattgccctttgagaaatctatta contains:
- the LOC142174356 gene encoding uncharacterized protein LOC142174356, with product MELSITHENTAAGLFGTLKLLDMPTSPVIEEYESIIITDSTPSSIEVGQVYQDKEAIATAMKHYSVMYKFQFKFFLVIMFIRIVDEFYCLICVGENCTWHFKATSINYSTMFKVRNFNSQYTCFLMDNTFIQRKPTAKVVGSMVIPKYSDPKIIYTPKDIQVDMLSEHDMNLTYMQAWRAKEKTLQFLRGHPADSYSKLPSYLYILEKTYPGSVVKLKKTDGDCFFYVFVEICTSISGWEYCRPVVVVDGTFLKSAYRGIILTASTMDASGTILPLAYVVVDSENDASWKWVFEQFKLAYGERPNMCVVSDQNEKSLNDVTKYARELPIVELLEYMRTLLERCTKEKLLKAKVTFTYLGFKFNKELDDNKTLSHKLRVRASIDYIHTVLDDVRRYIVYLENKRCSCRQFQLDELPCPHTLAALRYRDESFEQYCSPYYTRANLLRTYEIPVNPLADESKWNVPQHITEEVVNPPKGGKRQPGRPQKERYKTYDEINLKKYKVSCGNCVGEGHSKRSCKNAPKNK